The genomic window ACAGAATTCCTCCTAAAAAAGTTGCTTTGAGTATTTTAAAAATGCTTTTCATAATAAATAACTTTTAGGATGAAAACTTATGAAAATCTACTCAAATAACTTCGCTTTTAGAAAATTAAAACTGATAAACGACTTCTAATTTATAGTCTTTTAAAGATGCCTTTGCACGTTCCAAATCTTCTGTGAAGCCAAGAATGTAACCGCCGCCACCAGAACCACAAAGTTTTAAGTAATAATCATTTGTGTCAATTCCGTGCTGCCAGATTCCATGAAACTGTTCTGGAATCATTGGTTTAAAGTGATTTAAAACAACTTTAGAAAGTTTTTTAGTATTGGTAAACAAAGACGTCATATCTCCATGCAGAAAGTTTTCTACGCAGGCATCTGTATATTTAACAAATTGGTTTTTAAGCATTGCACGGAAACCTTTATCTTTTAGGTTTTCCATGAAAATGTTAACCATAGGAGCGGTTTCGCCAACGATTCCAGAATCTAGTAAAAAGACAGCACCTTTCCCGTCAAAACTTTGAGTTGGAATGCCGGTTGCTTCAATATTATCTTTAGAATTAATTAAAATCGGGATACTTAAATAACTGTTTAACGGATCTAAACCAGAACTTTTTCCGTGGAAAAAGCTTTCCATTTGAGAGAAAACATTTTTTAAATGTAATAGTTTTTCGCGTGTTAAGTTTTCTAAAACTGTGATTTTGTCGGTAGCATATTTATCATAAATAGCGGCAACAAGCGCACCGCTGCTTCCAACGCCGTATCCCTGCGGAATACTAGAATCAAAATACATTCCGGTTTCAACATCATTTTTTAAAGACAGCAAATCGAATGTAACCAATTCAGGCTGTTCAGTCTGTAAGGCATCAAGATAAGTTGTGTAACGTCTCAAACTTGCGTTTGATGCAATTGCTTCCGCCGAAGGTTCTTCGGATTTCTTCAATGCACCATTATAAAAATTATAAGGAATAGAAAGTCCTTTAGAGTCTCGGATAATTCCGTATTCTCCAAAGAGTAATATTTTTGAGTAAAATAATGGTCCTTTCATGATTTATTTTATGTCTTTTTTTATTTTATTTGGGTTTTGTCGTGTGTCAAAAATATTGTGAATCCTGATCTCATTTGAGCCAAAACTATACAAGAAACTTGATTGTTTTGTTATGACACATTTTCGATATTTTTTATTTACTGATGATTTAGGAAAAATTTCGGGATTCATACTTATTATTGAAATTGCTTTTTGAAGTTTCAACAAAAATATTTCTTTCGATTTCTTAGACCATTTGTTTTCAATAAAATTTAAAACAGCATCTAGATTCTTTTCAGCCGTTTTGGAAATATTTACTTTAAGATTCACTACCTGTATTTTTTCATCACCTCTTCAAAACTAGTAAATTCTCCTTTTTCAAATTCTAATTCACTTTGAGCTACATCTGCTTTTTGTTCATCTGTCAACTCATTCCACCAGTCTTTTTTCTCTTTTCTTAGCAATTTTGCAACAGCCATAATGATTGAAGGATCATTAGTTTCTTTCAACATATTCATCGCTTCAAGTTTTTCTAATTGAATGTCCATAATCAAAATATTTAATTAAAGATACGGAAAATTATAATGCAATTGCACCGTTCCCAATTTTGTCGCAAATGTACTGACGATTCTGACAAAATACAACTAATTCGTCTTGAATAAATTGCAATACTTTTTCGGTAACGTTTTCGGGATAAAGGACATGCACATTTGCACCAGCATCAAGTGTAAAACATACTGGAATCTGTGTTTCATTTCTAAATTTCCAAATTGCATTTATGATTTGCAGCGTATTTGGTTTCATCAAAATAAAATAGGGCATCGATGTCATCATCATAGCGTGTAAAGTCAAAGCTTCACTTTCTACAACTTTGATAAATTCATCTAAATTACCGTTTTCAAAAATCTTGATTAATTGATCTAAATTTTCGTGCGCCTGGGCAAAACGTCTTTCGGCGTACGGATGATTGTGCATTAAATCATGGCCAACAGTACTCGAAACTTGTTTTTCGCCTTTATCAACCAATAAAATTGTATCTTGATAATTCTTGAAGTTTTCATGAATACTATATGGAAATTCAACCCCAAATAAATCAGTACTTCCGTCAATATTTGCTTGATTTCCCCAAACCACAACATTTCCCTTTACACTTCTACAGGCACTTCCGGAACCTAAACGAGCCAAAAATGAAGCTTTTTGATAAAAGTATTCATCTGTCATTTCAGGATTCAATAATTTTTCCAAACTCATAAAATTCATTGCCAGCGCAGCCATTCCTGAAGCCGAAGAAGCAATTCCAGAACTGTGAGGAAATGTATTCTGTGTATCAATTGTAAAATGATAGTCTTTTAAAAACGGCAGATACACTTCGACTCTTTCTAAAAACTTTTGAATTTTTGGTTTAAAATCTTCTTTTGGTTTTCCTTCAAAAAGTAAATCAAATGAAAAACTATTTTGATCGGCCCTTTTTTCAAAACCTAATTTTGTAATCGTTTTACAATTATTAAGTGTAAAACTTACCGAAGGATTTGCTGGAATTTGATTGTCTTTTTTCCCCCAGTATTTTACTAAGGCAATATTGCTGGGAGCGCTCCACTCAAAGTTTCCGTTTTCGATTGTTGAAGTATAAGAATTTGGTATAAAATCAGCTGCTGTAAACATGAATTATAAATTTTGGCAAAGATAGTTTTTAAATTTTTTCGCCATATAAGTTATTTAAGAAATATAAGTTAGGTTTTCTAAAATGAACTTATATTTCTAACATGGATTAAACATTTCTTTTGACTATTTTTGAATACAAAATTTAATGTAATGAATAAAATAGTTAAGATCGTAATCGCTTTAATCATTTGTTTAGCAGTAGGATATTCTGCCAGTTTGGTAACAAGACCAAGTGTAGAAAGCTGGTATCCGACTATTGAAAAACCAATTTTTAATCCGCCGAACTGGATTTTCATGCCGGTATGGACAATTCTTTACATTTTTATGGCGGTTGCTGCGGGAATAGTCTGGGATAAAATAAAAGAGCAGACAGAAGAAGTTAAAAAAGCACTTCTTTTCTTTATAATTCAACTTATTCTGAATGCAATTTGGTCGTATTTATTCTTCGGCTTAAAAAATCCGATGCTTGCTTTAGTTGAAATTGCACTTTTATGGCTTATGATTTACGAAACTTATTTAAAGTTTATCAAAATCAATAAAACGGCTGGTTATTTATTGATTCCGTATTTGGCCTGGGTTGGATTTGCAGCGGTTTTGAATGCTAGTATTTGGTGGTTGAATAAGTAAAAATTTTGTTTCAAGTTTCAGGTTTTTTTTGTTTCAGGTTAAGCTATTTTAGCTTCTTAAATTCTTCCTTTTTAGCATATAGAAAATCTAATAATTCCAAATCATTTGATTTCTCTAGTAGTGTTTTAGATTTTGGATCGTAATTGGAGAATTCTCCCCGCTCATTTGTTCTAGTACTGGTTTTAGCTGTTTTATTTATAACTTCTACTTTATCGAGAGGAGTTTTATTAGAGATTACTTTTCCGTGAAGCAATTTTTCTGTTTGAGAAATACTAAGTTGATAAGTTAAAAAAGAAATAGTAGTAGGTAGTTTTACTTTCATATAAAAATGACTTTAGTTTTTAATTCCAGAATTCAGTTTTTTAAATTCTTGATTTTTAGTAAACAAAAAGTCCAAAGTGTAAAGTAGATTTTTCTCTTTTAAAATAGTTGCAGCATGAGGATCCGCATCACAGAAATCAATGAATAATTCTTTTTCGTCAGGTTTTAATTTTAAATCGTTTGTAAAATAATCTAGAGGAACAGTCGATTCGAGTAGTTTTTTAAAGGTCAGTTCGTGTTGTTTATTCTTGCTTTTAGCTTTTGCATCTTTGCTTTTAAATAAGCTAAAAATGCTGCCTCCAATTGCCATGAAATTCATTCCGTTGGTAATTGTTCCATTGTAAACACCAGTATAAGATTGTAATCCAGGTTTAGGAATGATAGTAGAATTCTCATCTGCTGGACCAACTTTGGGAAATTTTATGTTTGTAATTACTACTTCATTTAGTTCTTCTGGTTTCAAAACCATATTCACAATGATATTATTCTGATCTATATTTTCCTGAGAAATTTTTAATCTTTTGAAGAAATAGTCTTTTGAGAAAAACAGCACACTATCTTTCACACTAACCAGAATCGAAAACTCGCCATTTTCATTTGTGGTTGTGCTGGTTTTGGCTGTTTTATTTATTACTTCCACTTTATGAAGTGGTATCTTCTGCGAAAGTACTTTTCCGTTTAATAGTTTTTCGGTTTGAGAAATACTAAGCTGGTATGTAAAAAAAGAAATTGTGGTGAGTAATTTTACTTTCATATAGTGGTATCTAGTTGAAAGTAAAATTATTAGAATTGTCTTAATGAAAACTTGCAGAATCTGTAAATTCTTGTTAATATTTAATTCCGATATTTTTACAATACTGAATTAATTGCGATGGAGTATTAATAACCAATTTGGCGCCGCTTGCTTTCAATTCTTCTTCAGTTCTGTAGCCCCAAGAAACTCCAACAGAAAACATATTTGCATTTATTGCTGTCTGCATATCAATATCAGAATCACCTACGAAAAGAATTTCTTCGGGTTTTAAATTCCATTTTTTGCTTATTTCTAGCGCTTCAAACGGATTTGGTTTTTTTAATGCTTCAGTACTTAAACCAACTGCAGCATCAAAATAATCTGGAAATATTTCTGCAGCTATTTTTTTAGTCAGCTCATCGGCTTTATTAGAGAAAACTGCTAATTTGATATTTTGAGAAGATAGATTGTCTAATAATTCTAAAATACCTTCGTACGGTTTTGTTTTAAGCGTACAAACTTTACGATATTCATTAACCATGCAGTCAAAACAAATTTCAATTTGTTCTTCGCCATTATTAGAAGCTGGTAGAGCTTTGCTAACCAAATTTCGCAAACCGCTTCCGATAAAATATTGATACGTATCGTAAGTATGAGTTGGGTAATTTAGACCTTGAAGAACTGTATTCATGGCATCTGAAATGTCTTCTAATGAGTTTACTAATGTTCCGTCTAAATCAAAAATAATTCCTTTAAATTTCATTCTATTAAATATTTTGAGCCAAAATAAACCCGCTTGTCCAGGCATTCTGAAAATTAAAACCTCCCGTAATAGCGTCGATATTTACAATTTCGCCGGCAAAATAAAGGTTTTGATGAATTTTACTTTCCATGGTTTTAAAGTTAATTTCTTTTAAATCAATGCCGCCAGCTGTTACAAATTCTTCTTTAAATGTACTTTTTCCGTTTACTTTAAATTCGGCTTTTGTGAGTTGAGAAGTTAAATTTTGCAATTGGACTTTAGATAAATCTGCCCATTTTGTTTCTATTTCAATTCCAGAAGCCAAAACCAGACTTTCCCATAAACGATTCGGAAAATCAAAAGGAGATTTTTTGGAAACGGCTTTTTTCGCGTGTTCCTGTTTTAGATCTTTTAAGGTTTTTTCGGCATCTTCAAAATCAACATCATTTAACCAGTTGACGAAAATCGTAAACTGATAATTTTTATCGTGTAAGATGCGAGCGCCCCAAGCCGAAAGTTTCAAGATTGCAGGTCCGCTCATTCCCCAATGCGTAATTAACAAAGGACCAGTAGATTCTAGTTTGGTATCTTTTACATGTACGGTAACTTGTGCTGCAACGCCGGGTAGTTCTTTAATTCGGGAATCTTTGATATTGAAAGTAAATAGGGAAGGGACGGGACTTACTACTGCATGTCCGTGCTGTTGAAGCATTTCCCATATTTTTGGGTTGCTTCCTGTTGCCATTACTAATTTTTCTGTCGCGAAATTATCGCTTTGTGTATCAATTTTCCAGTGATTTTCTTTTTTAAAGATTGACTGTACACTTTGCCCTGTCAGCACTTTTATACCTAATTTTTCAGTTGCTTTTAAAAAACAATCAATTATGGTTTGTGATGAATTAGAAACAGGAAACATTCTGCCGTCTTCTTCGATTTTTAATTCTACGCCATGTTTTTCAAACCATTCGATTGTATCTCCCGAACAAAATTGATGAAAGGGACCTCGAAGTTCTTTTTCGCCTCGCGGATAAAATTTAACCAGTTCGTTAGGTTCAAAACAAGCGTGCGTTACGTTGCATCTTCCGCCCCCGGAAACACGTACTTTAGAAAGGACTTCTTTTCCTCTTTCTAAAATGGCAATTTTAAGTTTGGGATTCTTTTCTGCAATATTAATAGCCGTAAAAAAACCTGCAGCGCCTCCGCCAACAATTATTATGTCGAAATTTTTAATCATATTTTGTTTTTTGCCACGAATTCACGAATTATTTTTTGACAATCTATCAGAATACAAATTCGTGAATTGCTTTGCCTATTCGCTATCGCTCGGGTCGTGGCTATTTAAACTTTATATTTTATCTGGATTATCAGAGATAATTCCGTTTACGTTGTAACTTTTTACTTTTTGAATATCTTCTTTTGAGTTTACTGTCCAAGGCAAAACTAAAAATCCTTTTTCTTGAATTTTCTTTACATTTTCGATATTCAATAAATCAAAATCTGGATGAATGGCTTTTGCTTTAATTTTTTCGGCGAAAGCCAGAGCGGTATCGAGATTTTCTTCTGTTAAAACACCAATCGGAATATTCGGATTTAAGTTTGATGTTTCCTCCAGCATATTCCAATCAAAACTTGAAATTATAAAATGGTTGTAATTCCAGTTTTTTTCTAAAATATATTGTTCAATTAACTGCACCACCTTGCTTGGAGTTCCTAGACCTTTCAATTCAATATTGATCAGGCATTTTTTGTCAACCAAATCAAAAACTTCATTTAAAGTTGGAATTTGATATTTTCCATCAATCAAAAACGATTTTAATTCAGAAAGAGAAAAAGTGTTTACTAAACCTTTTCCGTTAGTAGTTCTGTCTATTGTTTCGTCGTGAATTACGATGATTTGTTCGTCAGCGCTTAAGTGAACATCAAGTTCAATCCCGTCTGAATTTAATTCTAATGCTTTCTGAAAAGCTTTTAAAGTATTTTCAGGTTCGTAGGCTTTGGCGCCGCGATGTGCAATCTTTAAAATATTCATTTTATAAAGGTTCAGAGTTGCAAAGGTACAAAGGAGCAAAGGAAAAATAATAGCCACAGATTAAAGGATTAAAATGATTTTAAAATCTGCGAGAGAAAAATTTCAAATCTGTTCTAATAAAACAAGTCCGTATTCAGAATCGATTATTGCTTTTCCGTTTTGAACTTCTGTTTCATTTCCTGAAAAAGCATCTTTTAGTTTTGTGCCATCTTTAAAGATAGAATCTACAGGAAGTTCTTTTCGCCCAGTTCCCAAATCTAAACCAATTACCACTTCATCTTTATAATTAACTTTAGAAAAACTTCTGGAGAAAATATACGGCTGATCTGAAATCATATTGTGTATTCCTGCCCCAACCGCGGGATGATTTCTGCGAAATTGACCCAGTTTTTGCCAATGCCAGAGTATTCTTTGAGTTTCAGAATTATTCTCAACATCATCCCAATTCATAAAAGATCGTAAAGTAGCATCGCCTTCTGTACCTTCAATTACAAGAGAACGACCTGTTTCATCACCATAATAAATCTGTGACATTCCGGGTGAAAGTAATAATTTTGTTCCGGCTTCAAAAGTTCGGATTCTATTGGCATCAAAGGGAGTAGGGTCGTCGTGTGAGGATATATAATTAAGAACGCTGAATCCTTTTAATTCATTTTGTAGTTTTTCTGAATACTTCGAAAATATAACTTCATAATCGTTTTGAGCATCCAATTTAAATTCAAAATTAATCATGCAGTCAAAGCCGTTTTCAAAATAGTTTACTTTTCGGTCTCCAAAATCATAATCCAGTCCGGTGCTTATTTCATAACCGTAAACTTCCGCAATTGTATAAAAAGGATTTTGATCTAAAACTTCAAGCGGATGATGCTTTTTCCAAGTTTCAAATGCATAATCGCATTCTTTTCTAAAATCAACCCAAACATCTTCATCGGTATGTTTTACAGTATCGGCTCTGTAGCCGTCAATTCCGAATTCGAGAATATAATCGGTTAACCACTTTATGATGTAATATTTTGGCGTTCTGGGGTAATTTGTTCTTTTGAAAAATTCATCTAGTGAAGCGATTTCTTTTTCGTAACGGCCTTCATTTTTCCATTTTTCAATTAAGAAAACGGGCAGTTCAACTTCCTGATTACTTTCGGTACGTACATCTGGAAGATTATCAACCAAAGTACACATTGTTGTGTTTTCAAATGATTTATAATCGCATACAATTCCAGTTCTAACCCAGTCTTCTGGCCACATCGGATCTTCTTCAGTTACAGGTCCGGTATGATTGATAACGCCGTCAAGCAGAATTCTAATGCCTTTTTCGTGGGCTTTTTTTACCAGATTTGCCAAATCTTCTTTAGTTCCGAAGTTAGGGTCTAAAGCCGTCCAATCTTTTGCCCAATAACCATGAAAGCCATAGCTAAGACCAGTTCCTTCGTCAACACCATCATGAATTTGTTCAACAATCGGCGTAAGCCAAATAGCATTTATTCCTAATTCATCAAAATAGCCTTCGTCGATTTTTTTGATAATTCCGATGATGTCACCGCCTTCAAAACCGCGTAATTTTCCCGGGGTTTTGGTTCTGTTAAAATTGATATCGTTTGAAGGATTTCCGTTGTAAAAACGATCGGTAAGTAAAAAGTAAACGTTTGCTCCTTCCCAGATGAAAGGTGGCTTTTGAGTATTGTCGTTATTCATTGAAATGATTATGAATCTTAAAGATACAGAAAGAATGGCGTATAATAAAAAATTCCGCCACGAATTCACGAATTATTGTTTTATAAATTCGTGAAATCTTGGCGGAAAAAGTTTGCGTAGACGCACAGCTGTGCGTCTCTACAATATATACTGTATGTTTAAAACTATTCCAATTCTAAAACTAAAGCTGATTTTGGTTCCAATGTAATTTCTGAACTTAAATCAAATGTTTTTCCAGTAATAACATCTTTTCCTGATTTAAAGTTTTTGATGCTTTCTTTGAAACGATTTGTTTTCACAACTTGCTCTTTTGCATTGTTATTGAAAACTACCATAACAGTTTTAGCATCGGTATATCTGAAATATACATAGGTGTTATTTTCTGGAATATAATGCGTCATTTTTCCGAAATGAACCGCTTCATTTGATTTTCTCCAGTTGAATAATTTTGCAGTAAAATCGAAGTATTTCGCTTGTTCAGGCGTTCTTCCTGCTGCAGTCAGAGCGTTGTTTTTATCGCCAGCCCATCCGCCTGGAAAATCCTGACGAATATCGGCATCGCCTTTGCTTTTGTCGCCGCCCATTCCGATTTCTGAACCATAGTACAATTGCGGAATTCCGCGAACTGTCGCCAATAAAGTCATGGCAAGTTTGTATTTTGGAAGGTCGTATTTGAACTTATCATTCATACGGTCGGTATCATGATTTTCGGCAAAAACCAAAATGTTATTTGTATTTGGATATAAATAATCCATCGCAAAATTGTTGTAGAATTTAATCAACCCATTGTCCCAGCTTGGTTCGTCTTCATTGAAAGCAGAAGTAACCTGACTTTGAAGCGTAAAATCCATTACACTTGGCAGATTCGAATTGTAATTTTCAATTGCACCAATTTTACTGTCTTTCTGCCAAAAAGCTAAATTCGCCTGATTGTGCATCCAGATTTCTCCAACAATATTGAAATTAGGATATTCGTTTGTGATTGATTTCGCCCATTCGGCCATTGCCGTTTTATCCGAATAGTTATAAGTATCTACTCTAAAACCGTCAAGATTTGCAAACTCAATCCACCAGATTGCGTTTTGAGTTAAGTATTTTGCAACCAAAGGATTTCTTAAATTCAAATCCGGCATGGAAGGTACAAACCAGCCGTCAACACAAACTTCCTGATCTATTTTTGAAGCATGGATATCTGTAATTACTTCACGTCTGTGGTGTGTTTGTGTGAAAGTCTCGAATTGATTGAACCATGTTTTGGTTGGAATATCTTTCATCATCCAGTGTGTAATTCCCCAGTGATTGGTAACATAATCCATCACTAGTTTCATGTTCTTTTTGTGCATTTCTGCAGATAAACGAGCGTAGTCATCATTCGTTCCATAACGAGGATCAATTTTATAAACATCAGATTGACCGTAAGTGTGGTATGAATGCTGTTTGTCATTGTCTTCGCATAAAGGCGTGCTCCAGATTGTAGTTGCACCAAGAGACGAAATGTAATCTAAGTTTTTAATGATTCCCTCGATATCACCACCGTGACGCCCGCCTGGCTCTGCGCGGTTTCCTTTTTCTGTTAAAGAAGTATCGCTGTCGTTTTTAGGGTTCCCGTTAGCAAAACGATCCGGCATTATTAAATACATCATATCTGATGCATCATAACTTTTTCTGTCGGCAGAATTCGCTCTTCTTTCTTTAAGAACATATTTTTGTTTGAAGGCAACTTTATTATTGTTTTTGAAAGAGAAAACTAATTCAGAAGCCTTTACATCTTTTGTATCAATTGTTACGAAAAGGTAATTTGGGTTTTCTGTTGTTTCTACATTTTTAATTACCACATTATTTGAAACCGAAGCTTCATATTGTGCAATATTTTTTCCGTAAAACATAATTTGCAGTTCCGAATTTTTCATTCCTGCATACCAGAAAGGCGGTTCTACTTTTTGGATTTGCGCTTTCGCGGAAGCGGAAAACAACAAAACCAATAGTATTAATCTAAAGATATGATA from Flavobacterium fluviale includes these protein-coding regions:
- a CDS encoding mevalonate kinase family protein, whose product is MKGPLFYSKILLFGEYGIIRDSKGLSIPYNFYNGALKKSEEPSAEAIASNASLRRYTTYLDALQTEQPELVTFDLLSLKNDVETGMYFDSSIPQGYGVGSSGALVAAIYDKYATDKITVLENLTREKLLHLKNVFSQMESFFHGKSSGLDPLNSYLSIPILINSKDNIEATGIPTQSFDGKGAVFLLDSGIVGETAPMVNIFMENLKDKGFRAMLKNQFVKYTDACVENFLHGDMTSLFTNTKKLSKVVLNHFKPMIPEQFHGIWQHGIDTNDYYLKLCGSGGGGYILGFTEDLERAKASLKDYKLEVVYQF
- a CDS encoding diphosphomevalonate/mevalonate 3,5-bisphosphate decarboxylase family protein, translated to MFTAADFIPNSYTSTIENGNFEWSAPSNIALVKYWGKKDNQIPANPSVSFTLNNCKTITKLGFEKRADQNSFSFDLLFEGKPKEDFKPKIQKFLERVEVYLPFLKDYHFTIDTQNTFPHSSGIASSASGMAALAMNFMSLEKLLNPEMTDEYFYQKASFLARLGSGSACRSVKGNVVVWGNQANIDGSTDLFGVEFPYSIHENFKNYQDTILLVDKGEKQVSSTVGHDLMHNHPYAERRFAQAHENLDQLIKIFENGNLDEFIKVVESEALTLHAMMMTSMPYFILMKPNTLQIINAIWKFRNETQIPVCFTLDAGANVHVLYPENVTEKVLQFIQDELVVFCQNRQYICDKIGNGAIAL
- a CDS encoding TspO/MBR family protein; protein product: MNKIVKIVIALIICLAVGYSASLVTRPSVESWYPTIEKPIFNPPNWIFMPVWTILYIFMAVAAGIVWDKIKEQTEEVKKALLFFIIQLILNAIWSYLFFGLKNPMLALVEIALLWLMIYETYLKFIKINKTAGYLLIPYLAWVGFAAVLNASIWWLNK
- a CDS encoding HAD family hydrolase, coding for MKFKGIIFDLDGTLVNSLEDISDAMNTVLQGLNYPTHTYDTYQYFIGSGLRNLVSKALPASNNGEEQIEICFDCMVNEYRKVCTLKTKPYEGILELLDNLSSQNIKLAVFSNKADELTKKIAAEIFPDYFDAAVGLSTEALKKPNPFEALEISKKWNLKPEEILFVGDSDIDMQTAINANMFSVGVSWGYRTEEELKASGAKLVINTPSQLIQYCKNIGIKY
- a CDS encoding BaiN/RdsA family NAD(P)/FAD-dependent oxidoreductase, whose amino-acid sequence is MIKNFDIIIVGGGAAGFFTAINIAEKNPKLKIAILERGKEVLSKVRVSGGGRCNVTHACFEPNELVKFYPRGEKELRGPFHQFCSGDTIEWFEKHGVELKIEEDGRMFPVSNSSQTIIDCFLKATEKLGIKVLTGQSVQSIFKKENHWKIDTQSDNFATEKLVMATGSNPKIWEMLQQHGHAVVSPVPSLFTFNIKDSRIKELPGVAAQVTVHVKDTKLESTGPLLITHWGMSGPAILKLSAWGARILHDKNYQFTIFVNWLNDVDFEDAEKTLKDLKQEHAKKAVSKKSPFDFPNRLWESLVLASGIEIETKWADLSKVQLQNLTSQLTKAEFKVNGKSTFKEEFVTAGGIDLKEINFKTMESKIHQNLYFAGEIVNIDAITGGFNFQNAWTSGFILAQNI
- a CDS encoding glycerophosphodiester phosphodiesterase; this translates as MNILKIAHRGAKAYEPENTLKAFQKALELNSDGIELDVHLSADEQIIVIHDETIDRTTNGKGLVNTFSLSELKSFLIDGKYQIPTLNEVFDLVDKKCLINIELKGLGTPSKVVQLIEQYILEKNWNYNHFIISSFDWNMLEETSNLNPNIPIGVLTEENLDTALAFAEKIKAKAIHPDFDLLNIENVKKIQEKGFLVLPWTVNSKEDIQKVKSYNVNGIISDNPDKI
- a CDS encoding alpha-amylase family glycosyl hydrolase, with the translated sequence MNNDNTQKPPFIWEGANVYFLLTDRFYNGNPSNDINFNRTKTPGKLRGFEGGDIIGIIKKIDEGYFDELGINAIWLTPIVEQIHDGVDEGTGLSYGFHGYWAKDWTALDPNFGTKEDLANLVKKAHEKGIRILLDGVINHTGPVTEEDPMWPEDWVRTGIVCDYKSFENTTMCTLVDNLPDVRTESNQEVELPVFLIEKWKNEGRYEKEIASLDEFFKRTNYPRTPKYYIIKWLTDYILEFGIDGYRADTVKHTDEDVWVDFRKECDYAFETWKKHHPLEVLDQNPFYTIAEVYGYEISTGLDYDFGDRKVNYFENGFDCMINFEFKLDAQNDYEVIFSKYSEKLQNELKGFSVLNYISSHDDPTPFDANRIRTFEAGTKLLLSPGMSQIYYGDETGRSLVIEGTEGDATLRSFMNWDDVENNSETQRILWHWQKLGQFRRNHPAVGAGIHNMISDQPYIFSRSFSKVNYKDEVVIGLDLGTGRKELPVDSIFKDGTKLKDAFSGNETEVQNGKAIIDSEYGLVLLEQI
- a CDS encoding glycoside hydrolase family 13 protein, with the translated sequence MKNLKINYHIFRLILLVLLFSASAKAQIQKVEPPFWYAGMKNSELQIMFYGKNIAQYEASVSNNVVIKNVETTENPNYLFVTIDTKDVKASELVFSFKNNNKVAFKQKYVLKERRANSADRKSYDASDMMYLIMPDRFANGNPKNDSDTSLTEKGNRAEPGGRHGGDIEGIIKNLDYISSLGATTIWSTPLCEDNDKQHSYHTYGQSDVYKIDPRYGTNDDYARLSAEMHKKNMKLVMDYVTNHWGITHWMMKDIPTKTWFNQFETFTQTHHRREVITDIHASKIDQEVCVDGWFVPSMPDLNLRNPLVAKYLTQNAIWWIEFANLDGFRVDTYNYSDKTAMAEWAKSITNEYPNFNIVGEIWMHNQANLAFWQKDSKIGAIENYNSNLPSVMDFTLQSQVTSAFNEDEPSWDNGLIKFYNNFAMDYLYPNTNNILVFAENHDTDRMNDKFKYDLPKYKLAMTLLATVRGIPQLYYGSEIGMGGDKSKGDADIRQDFPGGWAGDKNNALTAAGRTPEQAKYFDFTAKLFNWRKSNEAVHFGKMTHYIPENNTYVYFRYTDAKTVMVVFNNNAKEQVVKTNRFKESIKNFKSGKDVITGKTFDLSSEITLEPKSALVLELE